From the genome of Ananas comosus cultivar F153 linkage group 18, ASM154086v1, whole genome shotgun sequence, one region includes:
- the LOC109723896 gene encoding CST complex subunit STN1, protein MDPVHRVHVKLLACDLLSLVPSSSSSSLLRPRPRPRPPLPISRAETLGVVVLRERRPLLLSFLVDDGSGCVPCVLWLNHLHRRHFSASTSAAPPLDVVLAAEAAAERADAVRLGALVRVRGRVGVYRGAVQITVADVVVERDPNAEVLHWLDCIRLARDYYDVA, encoded by the coding sequence ATGGACCCGGTGCACCGGGTCCACGTGAAGCTCCTCGCGTGCGACCTACTCTCCCTCgtcccctcctcttcctcctcctccctcctccgcccccgTCCCCGTCCCCGGCCCCCACTCCCCATCTCCCGCGCCGAAACCCTAGGCGTCGTCGTACTCCGCGAGCgccgccccctcctcctctccttcctcgtCGACGACGGCTCCGGCTGCGTCCCCTGCGTCCTCTGGCTCAACCACCTCCACCGCCGCCACTTCTCTGCCTCGAcctcggcggcgccgcccctcGACGTCGTCCTCGCGGCGGAGGCCGCGGCGGAGCGCGCCGACGCCGTGCGCCTCGGGGCGCTCGTGCGGGTGCGGGGGCGCGTCGGGGTTTATAGAGGGGCGGTGCAGATCACGGTCGCGGACGTGGTCGTGGAGAGGGATCCCAACGCGGAGGTGCTCCACTGGTTAGATTGTATCAGGTTGGCCAGGGACTACTACGACGTCGCATAG